The Nitrospirales bacterium genome includes a window with the following:
- a CDS encoding glycosyltransferase family 39 protein translates to MLVPTSRTNVTTQSPWNLVQIFHEQRLSYIPVMLLAAGCLYAMFRSIHWPLLHDALLMHYISSRILSGAVPYRDLFDMNMPGTYVIHMAVLSAFGKSDIAWRMFDLLWLTFSAWTIGHFCHSYGRIQAYFAALFYMAVHLSAGPSQMGQRDFLMCPFLMLSAHYMALSLETTEHRHFLFWAGFFLGLAMTIKPSASFLLGMFCILYIYLSQHENSMAPIKLIRLFAGACIGPILALTWVLITGGIYAFWEMVTHWLPLYGGLERATATALLLTVWSGLKLALPACLLSLPLFWFAKPIFNHPRLLILLLGSSYAALQYIIQGKGWPYHLEPFYFFFFTMITILFSSFTLKRYRFIRHGITTVLCFLALPMTINAIVNSRGHDDILLTKKPSVTQLVADLSAIELNEAETVQVLDSTTGGIHALYRLGLRQPTRFIYDIQFFTGTDQPYIQNLRREFIEALKALQPAAIVVFHDTWIPPYDISRFDTFPQFSDFLKNRYQLERKREAYSLYIEKA, encoded by the coding sequence ATGCTAGTCCCAACTTCTCGGACCAACGTCACGACTCAATCGCCGTGGAATCTCGTCCAGATATTTCACGAACAGAGACTATCCTATATCCCCGTCATGCTCTTGGCGGCTGGCTGCCTCTACGCCATGTTTCGGTCGATTCATTGGCCACTGCTCCACGACGCATTATTGATGCATTACATTTCTTCACGAATATTATCGGGGGCAGTTCCTTACCGAGACCTCTTTGACATGAACATGCCTGGAACGTATGTCATCCACATGGCCGTTCTATCAGCCTTCGGGAAAAGCGATATAGCTTGGCGAATGTTCGATCTACTATGGTTAACATTTTCAGCTTGGACTATCGGCCATTTTTGTCATTCGTATGGTCGCATCCAAGCCTACTTTGCAGCCTTATTCTACATGGCGGTTCACCTATCAGCGGGACCATCCCAAATGGGGCAGCGAGACTTCCTTATGTGTCCATTCCTGATGCTCTCCGCCCATTACATGGCTCTGTCTTTAGAAACGACAGAGCATCGCCACTTTCTGTTTTGGGCGGGATTTTTTCTTGGACTGGCGATGACGATTAAGCCATCAGCGTCTTTCTTGTTGGGCATGTTTTGTATCCTCTACATTTATCTGTCTCAGCATGAAAACAGTATGGCTCCTATAAAGCTGATAAGGCTTTTCGCCGGGGCATGCATCGGTCCAATCCTGGCCTTGACCTGGGTACTCATTACAGGCGGCATTTATGCCTTTTGGGAGATGGTGACCCATTGGCTTCCGCTATACGGAGGACTTGAAAGAGCCACAGCAACGGCTTTGCTCCTGACGGTCTGGAGTGGTCTCAAATTAGCCCTGCCCGCCTGTCTCCTCTCTTTGCCATTATTTTGGTTCGCGAAACCTATTTTCAACCATCCTCGACTCCTGATTCTGCTTTTGGGGTCCAGTTATGCAGCACTCCAATATATCATTCAAGGCAAAGGATGGCCGTATCATCTTGAGCCCTTCTATTTCTTTTTCTTCACGATGATTACGATCCTCTTTTCTTCATTTACTCTCAAGAGGTATCGATTCATCCGACATGGAATAACGACGGTTTTGTGTTTCCTAGCGCTCCCAATGACCATCAATGCCATCGTGAATTCCCGGGGGCACGATGATATTCTCTTGACCAAGAAGCCTTCAGTCACTCAACTTGTTGCTGATCTTTCTGCAATTGAGTTGAATGAAGCCGAAACCGTGCAAGTACTGGATTCAACGACGGGTGGCATTCATGCGCTCTATCGGCTCGGCCTGCGACAACCCACGCGATTTATCTATGACATTCAATTTTTTACTGGAACAGATCAGCCATATATTCAAAATCTCCGACGGGAATTCATCGAAGCATTAAAAGCTCTACAACCCGCCGCAATCGTCGTTTTTCACGATACCTGGATTCCTCCCTACGACATATCCCGTTTTGATACGTTTCCACAGTTCTCAGATTTCCTCAAGAATCGGTATCAACTGGAACGAAAGCGTGAGGCCTATTCACTGTACATCGAGAAGGCTTGA
- a CDS encoding SDR family oxidoreductase, translating to MKTLIIGATSAIAHETAKLLAHDGADFFLVGRSQEKLQILEQDLLVRGAKHVYGMAVDVCQLDRHQHVIDTAIDRLQGLDSVLIAHGTLGNQTRSEESVKEALQEFTTNCLSVISLLTILGNYFERQKSGCIAVITSVAGDRGRQSNYVYGSAKGAVSLFLQGLRNRLTRHNVHVVTIKPGMVDTPMTEQLEKNLLFADPQVVGKRIYHVLHHPQDVVYVPYYWSIVMKVIQSIPERVFKTLNL from the coding sequence ATGAAGACACTCATCATTGGCGCAACATCCGCCATCGCCCACGAAACAGCTAAGCTTTTAGCCCACGATGGGGCCGACTTTTTTCTAGTCGGCAGAAGCCAAGAGAAATTACAAATTCTCGAACAGGACCTGCTCGTACGAGGTGCCAAACATGTTTATGGGATGGCAGTGGACGTGTGTCAGCTCGATCGTCATCAACATGTGATCGACACCGCCATTGATCGCCTCCAAGGACTCGACTCGGTTCTCATCGCCCATGGAACCCTCGGGAACCAAACACGTAGCGAAGAAAGTGTGAAAGAGGCCTTACAAGAATTTACGACGAACTGTCTCAGCGTTATTTCACTCTTAACGATCTTGGGAAATTACTTCGAACGTCAGAAAAGTGGATGTATTGCCGTCATCACGTCTGTCGCGGGCGATCGCGGGCGTCAGAGTAATTACGTCTATGGTAGCGCGAAAGGAGCCGTCAGCCTTTTCCTGCAAGGCCTCAGAAATCGGTTGACCCGACATAATGTTCACGTGGTGACGATCAAGCCGGGCATGGTCGATACTCCCATGACGGAACAATTAGAAAAGAACCTCTTATTTGCCGACCCTCAAGTCGTTGGAAAACGAATATATCACGTGCTTCATCATCCTCAAGATGTGGTCTATGTCCCGTATTATTGGTCAATAGTCATGAAGGTCATACAAAGTATTCCTGAACGTGTTTTCAAAACGCTTAACCTTTAA
- a CDS encoding FAD-binding oxidoreductase, which yields MSNFSSWGRYPKTNPRKVHSLDRWNEAVTFDDWEDPVLPYAYGRSYGDSCQNDEGILLLTKRLRHFLAFDEQHGILRCESGVSIADILETFVPRGWFPPVTPGTKHVSIGGAIANDVHGKNHHRAGTFGCHVLQFELLRSNGERLRCSPHEHSGLFQATIGGLGLTGIILWADIQLKPIHNAYMDIERMRFSSLDEFFALTVDSDRSFEYTVAWLDCLAGPRRLGRGIFMRGNHAIGDQVPSRPVDSTPRLTIPFDAPACLLNRYTLKLFNTLYFHHQAPDPEQGREFYETFFYPLDRVEHWNRIYGTRGFLQYQCVIPTQHERDGIRELLTLINHARQGSFLGVLKKFGDIPSPGLLSFPRPGTTFALDFPFVGEETLSLFNKLDEVVRQYGGAVYPAKDARMSAEDFQTYFPQWRTYCQYKDPKFSSNLWRRTTDTVKNKPERSTSHAFDSTSYLTKTVT from the coding sequence ATGTCGAACTTTTCCTCCTGGGGCCGATATCCGAAGACAAATCCCCGGAAAGTGCATTCGCTCGACCGGTGGAATGAAGCTGTCACATTTGACGACTGGGAAGACCCAGTCCTTCCGTACGCCTACGGAAGAAGCTACGGAGACAGCTGTCAAAATGATGAAGGCATCCTGTTGCTCACCAAGCGACTTCGACATTTCCTGGCATTTGATGAGCAACATGGCATCTTACGATGTGAAAGTGGAGTGTCCATCGCTGACATTCTTGAAACCTTTGTTCCCCGTGGATGGTTTCCACCTGTCACACCGGGCACGAAACACGTTTCCATTGGTGGCGCGATCGCAAATGATGTTCATGGGAAAAACCACCATCGGGCGGGAACATTCGGATGCCATGTTCTTCAGTTTGAACTGCTTCGATCGAATGGTGAACGATTACGCTGTTCGCCACACGAACATTCTGGGCTCTTTCAAGCCACGATCGGAGGGTTAGGATTGACAGGAATCATCCTGTGGGCCGACATCCAACTCAAACCCATCCACAACGCCTACATGGACATCGAGCGAATGAGATTTTCCTCACTTGATGAATTCTTTGCACTAACCGTCGACTCCGACCGGAGCTTCGAATATACCGTCGCCTGGCTTGACTGTCTGGCAGGACCTCGTCGATTAGGACGGGGCATTTTTATGCGCGGCAACCATGCGATAGGCGATCAGGTCCCCTCGCGTCCCGTGGACTCTACGCCACGGCTGACCATCCCTTTCGACGCCCCCGCCTGCCTCTTGAACCGATACACATTGAAACTGTTCAACACCTTGTATTTTCATCACCAAGCACCTGACCCGGAACAGGGCCGTGAGTTCTACGAGACATTTTTTTACCCCTTGGATCGCGTTGAACATTGGAATCGCATATACGGGACACGAGGATTCCTCCAATACCAGTGCGTCATCCCGACACAACATGAACGCGACGGCATTCGAGAACTCCTCACGCTGATCAACCACGCGCGACAAGGATCATTTCTCGGCGTCTTGAAGAAGTTTGGCGATATCCCCTCGCCAGGCCTTTTGTCTTTTCCCAGACCCGGAACGACGTTCGCTTTGGATTTTCCGTTTGTAGGGGAAGAAACACTTTCTCTGTTCAACAAACTTGACGAGGTGGTTCGACAATACGGAGGCGCTGTCTATCCGGCAAAAGATGCCAGAATGTCTGCTGAAGACTTTCAAACCTATTTTCCTCAATGGCGTACCTATTGCCAGTATAAAGATCCCAAGTTTTCTTCGAACCTTTGGAGACGAACCACGGATACCGTCAAGAATAAACCTGAACGATCAACCAGTCATGCATTCGACTCAACCTCTTATCTCACGAAGACCGTAACATGA
- a CDS encoding UbiA family prenyltransferase, which produces MHAPSTEQSIPLESVPDARNDQALCVDLDQSLIATDVLWESLLVLLKLQPWLLMALPFWLLQGRAALKRRIAERVILDPSSLPYRQDVLAFLRQEKARGRTLVLATASDYQPAEGIAAHLGLFSEVLASDGIVNLSGPRKQQALVSRFGEQGFDYIGDSATDLPVWSSAKRALLVDPTPRVLTNAANSSTVTNVFRRESHSIKNIVRALRVGQWVKNVLVFLPLLASHHFVRWESVRLTAWAFLSFCLCASSIYILNDLLDLPADRRHPKKKFRPFASGVLSIRYGLALCPILFLCAVSIATATLPSAFLSLLVLYVVTTTGYSILFKQVAILDVLILAALYSLRVLAGGFAINVPISAWLLAFSMFLFLSLAFTKRHLELHYRKVGKKQALERRAYQGLDKHALGTMSVISGYLSVLVLALYINSQDVRALYQNPKALWLACPLLLYWISRNYLLAHRGTLDDDPLVLALKDPQSYIIAVVMGLVAIFAL; this is translated from the coding sequence ATGCACGCGCCAAGCACAGAGCAATCGATTCCGCTCGAATCAGTACCTGATGCGAGGAACGATCAGGCGTTATGTGTCGATCTGGATCAGAGCCTTATCGCCACAGATGTCTTATGGGAGTCGCTGCTTGTACTCCTCAAATTACAACCCTGGCTCCTCATGGCACTTCCATTTTGGCTGCTTCAGGGACGCGCAGCATTGAAACGTCGAATAGCCGAACGAGTCATTTTGGACCCCAGTAGTTTGCCCTATCGTCAAGACGTCCTGGCCTTTCTTCGGCAAGAAAAAGCACGAGGACGTACGCTTGTACTCGCCACCGCATCTGATTACCAGCCAGCGGAAGGAATCGCGGCGCACCTTGGACTCTTCTCAGAAGTGTTGGCCAGCGATGGAATCGTCAATCTTTCCGGGCCACGGAAGCAGCAAGCCCTCGTGTCTCGGTTTGGAGAACAAGGGTTTGACTACATCGGTGATAGTGCAACCGATCTTCCCGTGTGGTCCTCCGCCAAACGCGCGTTGCTCGTGGACCCTACTCCTCGCGTCCTCACGAATGCCGCGAACTCCTCGACCGTCACGAATGTCTTCCGTCGAGAGTCGCATTCGATCAAGAATATCGTACGCGCGTTGCGCGTGGGACAATGGGTCAAAAATGTCTTGGTTTTCCTCCCATTGCTGGCCTCTCATCATTTCGTTCGATGGGAATCCGTTCGTTTAACCGCGTGGGCCTTCCTGTCGTTTTGCCTTTGTGCCTCCAGCATCTACATCCTCAACGATCTCTTGGACCTCCCGGCGGACCGAAGACATCCCAAGAAGAAATTTCGCCCCTTTGCCAGTGGGGTCTTGTCCATCCGCTATGGTCTTGCGCTCTGCCCCATCCTCTTTCTCTGTGCGGTCTCAATCGCGACGGCCACACTGCCGAGCGCCTTTCTCTCCCTTCTCGTTCTCTACGTGGTCACCACGACCGGCTATTCCATCTTGTTCAAACAAGTGGCAATCCTCGATGTGCTCATCCTCGCAGCCTTGTACTCGTTAAGAGTCTTAGCTGGGGGATTCGCGATCAATGTGCCGATTTCAGCTTGGCTCTTGGCGTTCTCGATGTTCTTGTTTTTGAGCTTAGCATTCACGAAAAGACACCTGGAGCTTCACTACCGGAAAGTGGGGAAGAAACAAGCACTCGAACGGCGTGCCTATCAAGGACTAGATAAACATGCGCTTGGGACCATGAGTGTCATCAGCGGTTATCTCTCCGTGTTGGTTCTCGCGCTCTACATTAACAGTCAGGATGTTCGAGCTCTTTACCAAAATCCCAAGGCGTTGTGGCTGGCATGTCCACTTCTACTCTATTGGATCAGTCGCAACTATCTCCTGGCGCATCGAGGAACTCTCGATGATGATCCATTGGTCTTAGCCTTGAAAGATCCACAAAGCTATATTATCGCTGTTGTGATGGGACTGGTGGCCATCTTTGCACTCTGA
- a CDS encoding DUF2029 domain-containing protein: MGGTQASKTQALWFIGFTIAFAVLVFWDTAYVWTMAQFFHMNDFGKFYYATVAFLDGQDMYGPSLATFIQLTDDYGQQFWNLNPPHFHLLLLPLAYLPPLAALLAWHVLNFSAFLLIVRWIKQELNYSPSVNQTRVLVIGFLAFAGTGAHLVTGQFSFLLALPVTIAWIHTRHHEWNKAGIYLGIACSLKLFLLIFLPYFFFKRQYGAIGRFLGVLGAAFGIGVAVFGIAPHVAWIEKISEINWHWAGMNGSLWGILSRTLIENPMYQIAHPGEFLVYPAWVILSAFCGGIALYIAANDSSPGNIDRAFAILIISAILISPLGWTYYLFLLLGPLTGLLVEMERDTDRHEPRWARRIRTLQILLACGIIPGLLVPLIRIPLADSSFLVTLTIGSAYFWSIFLFWIFLVLDWKMDHRRDRITQAVSPA, from the coding sequence ATGGGTGGCACTCAAGCATCGAAGACTCAGGCCCTCTGGTTTATCGGGTTCACGATCGCATTTGCTGTCCTTGTTTTTTGGGACACGGCGTATGTCTGGACCATGGCGCAGTTCTTTCATATGAATGATTTCGGAAAGTTCTACTACGCGACCGTCGCATTCCTCGACGGTCAAGACATGTATGGGCCGAGCCTCGCGACGTTTATCCAATTAACCGATGACTACGGACAACAGTTTTGGAACCTCAATCCACCTCATTTTCATCTTCTACTTCTCCCGCTCGCCTACTTGCCCCCACTGGCGGCCTTGCTCGCCTGGCATGTCCTAAACTTCTCTGCGTTTCTACTCATCGTACGTTGGATTAAACAGGAACTGAATTATTCCCCCTCAGTCAATCAAACACGCGTATTGGTCATCGGATTCTTGGCGTTTGCGGGAACCGGCGCACATCTTGTGACAGGCCAATTCTCCTTCTTGCTGGCTCTCCCCGTAACCATAGCTTGGATTCACACTAGACATCACGAATGGAACAAAGCCGGGATCTATCTTGGGATCGCCTGCAGCCTGAAACTGTTTCTTCTGATCTTTCTTCCGTATTTTTTCTTTAAACGCCAGTACGGCGCCATTGGAAGGTTTTTGGGCGTCCTAGGAGCCGCATTTGGGATCGGAGTCGCCGTATTTGGAATAGCGCCTCACGTTGCGTGGATTGAAAAAATTTCGGAAATCAATTGGCATTGGGCAGGCATGAACGGTTCGTTGTGGGGAATACTTTCACGGACGTTGATCGAGAATCCCATGTATCAAATCGCACACCCTGGTGAATTCCTTGTCTATCCTGCCTGGGTCATTCTTAGCGCCTTCTGTGGAGGGATAGCGCTATACATTGCCGCCAACGACTCCTCGCCAGGAAATATCGATCGTGCGTTCGCCATCTTAATCATCAGCGCGATTCTTATCTCACCTCTCGGATGGACCTACTATCTCTTCCTTCTTCTTGGTCCCCTGACCGGCCTTCTCGTCGAAATGGAACGAGACACGGATCGTCATGAACCGCGATGGGCTCGGAGGATTCGAACCCTACAAATTTTGTTGGCATGCGGAATCATCCCAGGATTGCTGGTGCCGCTCATCCGAATCCCCCTGGCCGACTCGTCTTTCCTCGTCACACTGACGATTGGATCGGCCTATTTTTGGAGCATATTCCTGTTCTGGATTTTTCTGGTACTCGATTGGAAGATGGACCATCGACGAGACCGGATTACCCAAGCCGTTTCGCCAGCCTAA
- a CDS encoding DUF362 domain-containing protein → MDTTPAQSSELTRRQFLKVALASGVMAATGLGVMQWRQQPRMKASTFIGQADSYDIDLRSILASGFQELGVTPSEIHGKRILLKPNLVETHVESAHINTHPLLIRAAIEAFLGLGAALVIVGEGPGHRRDTLQILEESGLAQVLYDDHIRFVDLNEGGGYSITNQGSQTGLANLTFPAIFQEIDWIVSLAKLKTHHWAGVTLSMKNLFGVMPGMFYGWPKNVLHHMGIHESILDITATLKPHFAIVDGIIGMEGDGPIMGTPVHTGVLVMGRNLPAVDATCSRLMGINPHKIGYLETASNWLGPIHDSAIQQRGELVSALRKDFLLLDHIPTYDGLRLQS, encoded by the coding sequence ATGGACACCACACCAGCACAAAGCTCAGAACTCACTCGACGTCAATTCCTGAAAGTCGCGCTGGCCAGCGGCGTCATGGCCGCCACTGGCCTTGGCGTCATGCAATGGCGACAACAACCCCGCATGAAAGCTTCGACGTTTATCGGACAGGCAGACTCCTATGATATTGATCTCCGGTCGATCCTCGCCTCGGGCTTTCAAGAGTTAGGGGTCACGCCATCAGAAATTCACGGGAAACGGATTTTACTCAAACCCAACCTGGTGGAAACTCACGTGGAATCGGCCCATATCAATACCCATCCCTTGCTCATCCGGGCGGCGATCGAAGCTTTTTTAGGACTGGGCGCCGCACTGGTCATAGTGGGAGAAGGCCCCGGTCATCGGCGCGACACGCTGCAAATCCTGGAAGAATCAGGCCTGGCTCAAGTGCTCTACGATGATCACATTCGGTTCGTCGATCTCAACGAAGGAGGCGGGTATTCCATCACCAATCAAGGGTCTCAGACAGGACTTGCCAATCTGACATTTCCAGCGATTTTTCAAGAAATCGACTGGATTGTCTCTCTGGCGAAGCTCAAGACTCATCATTGGGCCGGCGTCACATTATCGATGAAAAACCTTTTTGGCGTGATGCCGGGCATGTTCTACGGGTGGCCCAAAAATGTCCTGCATCACATGGGCATTCACGAATCCATCTTGGATATTACCGCGACATTAAAGCCCCACTTTGCCATCGTAGATGGCATTATCGGGATGGAAGGTGACGGACCGATCATGGGAACGCCCGTTCACACCGGAGTGCTCGTGATGGGAAGAAATCTGCCAGCGGTCGATGCCACCTGTTCACGGTTAATGGGGATCAATCCGCATAAAATTGGATACTTGGAGACGGCTTCGAATTGGCTCGGTCCTATCCACGACTCTGCAATCCAGCAACGGGGTGAACTCGTTTCCGCGCTGCGCAAGGACTTCCTCTTGTTGGATCATATTCCCACGTACGACGGGCTCAGGCTCCAATCGTAA
- a CDS encoding class I SAM-dependent methyltransferase produces the protein MSLDSLERLIPDQLEPEEVTGQLTLQLHMERYQFAAAQLHPGRILDIACGVGYGSQILREHNPHSQEVIGVDCCESTIAYAREHYAKQGIRFHLANAMSFKDVEEFDSIVSLETIEHVPDPQALIEHLMTLLRPGGVFIGSVPTTPTVDANPHHLHDFTEHSFLRLVAPFGLTEIARLPQVQHFNPLHVIRRKEKRLADLRPHLGHYYLTHPKAFMQRLQATLCFGFANHYLTVAWRKPS, from the coding sequence ATGTCACTGGATAGTTTAGAACGGCTGATACCTGATCAACTAGAACCCGAAGAAGTGACTGGTCAATTGACCCTTCAACTACACATGGAACGATATCAGTTCGCGGCGGCACAGCTTCATCCCGGCCGTATCCTGGATATCGCGTGTGGAGTGGGTTATGGATCACAGATTCTTCGCGAACACAACCCTCATAGTCAGGAAGTGATCGGCGTTGATTGTTGTGAGTCGACAATCGCCTATGCCAGAGAACATTACGCCAAACAAGGCATCCGTTTTCACCTAGCCAACGCCATGTCATTTAAAGACGTCGAGGAATTTGATTCCATCGTTTCATTGGAAACCATCGAACATGTCCCTGACCCGCAGGCCCTCATCGAACACCTGATGACGCTCCTCCGTCCAGGCGGCGTCTTCATTGGTTCGGTTCCCACGACTCCCACAGTCGACGCCAATCCGCACCATCTTCACGACTTCACGGAACACAGCTTTTTACGACTCGTGGCCCCGTTCGGATTGACGGAAATCGCCCGGCTGCCACAAGTGCAGCACTTCAATCCCCTTCACGTCATACGTAGAAAAGAGAAACGCCTGGCCGACCTTCGTCCTCACCTCGGCCATTACTATCTCACCCATCCCAAAGCCTTTATGCAGCGGTTGCAGGCCACCCTGTGCTTTGGTTTCGCCAATCATTACTTGACGGTCGCTTGGCGAAAGCCATCCTAA
- a CDS encoding glycosyltransferase family 2 protein, whose amino-acid sequence MNTPSLIEKSLSETVEPFTQTEQTINPEISIVLPCLNEIQTLEVCLRKINLAVATHHLHAEVIVADNGSDDGSQAKAEACGARVVHVHERGYGAALMAGISAATGTYIIMGDADDSYDFTAIYPFIEQLRQGHDLVMGCRMPKAGGTILPGAMPWLHRWIGNPALSRIGQIFFHCPVTDFHCGLRGFRREFCQRLDLRATGMEFASEMVIKATLLGAKISEIPITLHKDGRNRPPHLRTWRDGWRHLRFMLLYCPRWLFVLPGVILFLLGMFGGTFLITGPLTLGNITFDTNTLLVASMAILTGFNLMTFGVFSKTFAISAGLLPRDLLFEHTVERLSLEVGIVCGVLITSMGFGLLALGTWYWHIQNFGALSYPESLRLIIPGTTALTLGIEMIFSCFLLSLLLMRHK is encoded by the coding sequence ATGAACACCCCATCTCTCATAGAGAAGTCATTGTCTGAAACTGTAGAACCGTTCACTCAAACGGAACAGACGATCAATCCAGAGATTTCCATCGTGTTGCCATGTCTGAATGAAATTCAAACGCTTGAGGTCTGCCTGAGAAAAATTAATCTCGCAGTGGCCACGCATCATCTGCATGCGGAAGTCATCGTCGCCGACAATGGAAGTGATGACGGATCCCAGGCTAAAGCGGAAGCCTGCGGTGCGCGAGTCGTCCACGTTCACGAACGCGGCTATGGAGCTGCGCTCATGGCCGGAATTTCGGCGGCAACCGGGACATATATCATCATGGGCGACGCCGATGATAGCTACGATTTTACGGCTATTTATCCTTTCATCGAGCAACTTCGTCAAGGCCACGATTTGGTGATGGGATGCCGTATGCCAAAGGCTGGAGGAACTATTCTCCCCGGGGCCATGCCCTGGCTCCATCGATGGATCGGCAATCCAGCATTAAGCCGTATCGGGCAAATATTCTTTCATTGTCCCGTGACCGATTTTCATTGTGGGTTGCGAGGCTTTCGACGAGAATTTTGCCAAAGGCTTGACCTCCGAGCCACCGGGATGGAGTTTGCCTCGGAGATGGTGATCAAAGCCACACTCCTGGGCGCCAAGATATCTGAAATACCGATTACGCTCCATAAGGATGGCAGAAATCGTCCTCCCCACCTCCGTACATGGCGGGATGGTTGGCGCCATCTTCGCTTCATGTTGTTGTATTGTCCACGATGGCTTTTCGTCTTGCCGGGGGTGATTCTCTTTCTTCTCGGCATGTTTGGAGGCACGTTTCTCATTACAGGCCCTCTGACGCTTGGAAACATCACGTTCGACACCAACACCCTACTCGTCGCGTCCATGGCGATCTTAACGGGCTTCAACCTCATGACGTTTGGCGTGTTTTCCAAAACCTTCGCGATATCGGCAGGCTTACTTCCCAGGGATCTGCTGTTTGAACACACGGTAGAACGGCTCTCATTGGAAGTAGGGATCGTCTGCGGAGTGCTTATTACATCGATGGGATTCGGGTTATTGGCTCTCGGAACCTGGTACTGGCACATTCAAAATTTTGGCGCGCTGTCCTATCCCGAAAGTCTTCGTCTGATCATTCCCGGCACCACAGCTCTCACACTGGGCATTGAGATGATCTTCTCCTGCTTTTTGCTCAGTCTGCTGCTTATGCGGCATAAATAA